One Castanea sativa cultivar Marrone di Chiusa Pesio chromosome 4, ASM4071231v1 DNA window includes the following coding sequences:
- the LOC142632053 gene encoding large ribosomal subunit protein eL27 produces the protein MVKFLKPNKAVILLQGRYAGRKAVIVRSFDDGTRDRPYGHCLVAGIKKYPSKVIRKDSAKKTAKKSRVKAFIKLVNFQHLMPTRYTLDVDLKDVVAVDSLQSKDKKVTAAKETKKRLEERFKTGKNRWFFTKLRF, from the coding sequence atggtgAAGTTTTTGAAGCCAAACAAAGCAGTGATACTCCTGCAGGGACGGTACGCAGGTCGCAAGGCGGTGATCGTTCGATCCTTCGACGATGGCACTCGGGACAGGCCGTACGGGCACTGTTTGGTTGCGGGGATAAAGAAGTACCCGAGCAAAGTGATCCGCAAGGACTCGGCCAAGAAGACGGCCAAGAAGTCCCGCGTCAAGGCCTTCATCAAGCTCGTGAACTTCCAGCACCTGATGCCCACGCGCTACACCTTGGACGTGGATTTGAAAGATGTGGTCGCCGTGGACTCGCTTCAGTCCAAGGACAAGAAAGTCACTGCGGCGAAAGAGACCAAGAAGAGGCTCGAGGAGCGTTTCAAGACTGGGAAGAATAGGTGGTTCTTCACCAAGCTTAGGTTCTGA
- the LOC142631564 gene encoding uncharacterized protein LOC142631564 codes for MSQYQNQYPGGTPQVDEYGNPIRVDEHGGPRTHTDQYGNPTHHTDTTGGFDSSTLQGMRPDATAPTRGGDNRHDQQQGLTEKIKEKIPGVGRKHDDPYQQQGHTTSTTAPGDCEGQHQQEKKGLTEKIKENIPGAGRKHDDPYQQSRT; via the coding sequence ATGTCGCAGTACCAAAACCAATACCCCGGTGGTACACCCCAAGTTGATGAATATGGCAACCCAATTCGCGTAGATGAACATGGCGGTCCCCGAACTCACACTGATCAATATGGCAACCCGACCCACCACACTGACACAACTGGTGGGTTTGACTCCTCCACTCTCCAAGGTATGCGCCCTGATGCAACCGCACCTACTCGTGGCGGTGATAATCGTCATGATCAGCAGCAGGGGTTgacagagaaaataaaagagaagatcCCAGGTGTTGGGCGCAAGCATGATGATCCGTACCAGCAGCAAGGTCACACAACTTCAACTACAGCCCCAGGTGACTGCGAGGGCCAACATCAACAGGAGAAGAAGGGGTTgacagagaaaataaaagagaacatACCGGGTGCTGGGCGCAAGCATGATGATCCGTACCAGCAAAGTCGTACTTGA